Proteins found in one Coffea eugenioides isolate CCC68of chromosome 5, Ceug_1.0, whole genome shotgun sequence genomic segment:
- the LOC113771588 gene encoding glycine-rich cell wall structural protein-like produces MHTGKGRARVRWSWRRFGGGGGGGFGGGAGKGGGFGAGGGVGVGVGGGARGGVGGGAGGGGGFRGGEGGGVCGAAGKNGGFGAGGGVGGGAGGGVGGGGGFGGGKGGGFGGGAGKGGGFGAGGGVGGAAGGGGGFGGGKGGGIGGGAGKRGGFGAGGGVGGGAGSGVGGGARGGGGFGGGEGGGVGGGVGKGGGDGEGFGGGKGGGVGSGAGKGGGFGAGGGVGRGAGGGVGGGGFGSGGGGGVGGGSGHGGGLGVGGGVGGGIGGGAGGGGGGGGGGGGGGGGGGGEGGGGVGGGIGGGAGGGSGHGGGFGAGGGVGGGAGGGVGGGGGFGGGGGGGGN; encoded by the exons ATGCACACG GGGAAGGGAAGGGCGAGGGTTAGGTGGAGTTGGAGGAGGTTTGGaggtggtggaggtggaggaTTTGGTGGTGGTGCAGGAAAAGGTGGAGGGTTTGGAGCAGGAGGTGGTGTTGGTGTTGGTGTTGGTGGTGGTGCCAGGGGTGGAGTAGGTGGTGGTGCAGGTGGCGGAGGAGGATTCAGAGGCGGTGAAGGTGGAGGAGTTTGTGGTGCTGCTGGAAAAAATGGAGGGTTTGGAGCCGGAGGTGGTGTTGGTGGTGGTGCAGGGGGTGGAGTAGGTGGTGGAGGAGGTTTTGGAGGTGGTAAAGGTGGAGGATTTGGTGGTGGTGCTGGAAAGGGTGGTGGGTTTGGAGCAGGAGGTGGTGTTGGTGGAGCTGCAGGTGGCGGAGGAGGTTTTGGAGGCGGTAAAGGTGGAGGAATTGGTGGTGGTGCTGGAAAACGTGGAGGGTTTGGAGCTGGAGGTGGTGTTGGTGGTGGTGCAGGGAGTGGAGTAGGTGGTGGTGCAAGGGGTGGAGGAGGTTTTGGAGGCGGTGAAGGTGGAGGAGTTGGTGGTGGTGTTGGAAAAGGTGGAGG GGATGGAGAAGGTTTTGGAGGTGGTAAAGGTGGAGGAGTTGGTAGTGGTGCTGGAAAGGGTGGTGGGTTCGGAGCAGGAGGTGGTGTTGGTAGAGGTGCAGGTGGCGGAGTTGGTGGAGGAGGGTTTGGCagtggtggaggtggtggtgtTGGCGGTGGGTCAGGTCATGGTGGTGGACTTGGAGTAGGAGGAGGAGTAGGTGGAGGCATTGGTGGAGGTGCAGGAGGCGGCGGCGGTGGCGGCGGCGGCGGTGGCGGTGGCGGtggcggtggtggtggtgaaGGAG GTGGTGGAGTAGGAGGTGGCATTGGAGGTGGAGCTGGAGGAGGTTCTGGACATGGTGGTGGATTTGGTGCTGGAGGAGGTGTAGGAGGTGGAGCAGGTGGAGGAGTTGGAGGCGGTGGAGGATtcggaggaggaggtggtggtggtggaaacTAA
- the LOC113771590 gene encoding glycine-rich cell wall structural protein 1-like, producing MGSSQKWFCVLLLILSVVLELNVVAFGDSKIEKETWRDNDCGFGRRGCFGGGRGGFGRPGGRGPGFGGGRGGGGGFGGGAGGGLGGGGGVGGGGGFGGGGGGGVGGGAGKGGGFGAGGGVGGGAGGGVGGGGGFGGGGGGGVGGGSGHGGGFGAGGGVGGGGGLGGGAGGGGGWGSGGGGGLGGGSGHGGGFGAGGGGAVGGGIGGGAGGGGGGGGGGGGGGGGIGGGSGHGGGFGAGGGVGGGASGGVGGGGGFGGGGGGGRGGGSGHGGGLGAGGGVGGGAGGGAGGGLGGGHGGGIGVGVGVGIGVGAGAGAGKGIGVGSGSGSGGGGGGQ from the exons ATGGGTTCTTCTCAAAAATGGTTTTGCGTGCTTCTTCTTATCTTGAGTGTGGTGTTAGAATTGAATGTAGTTGCTTTTGGAGATAGCAAGATAGAAAAAGAGACGTGGAGAGATAATGATTGTGGATTTGGAAGGAGAGGTTGTTTTGGTGGTGGACGTGGTGGATTTGGAAGACCAGGAGGAAGAGGTCCTGGATTTGGAGGTGGACGTGGAGGTGGTGGAGGTTTTGGTGGAGGAGCTGGAGGAGGTCTTGGTGGTGGAGGTGGAGTAGGTGGAGGTGGCGGTTttggtggtggaggtggtggaggAGTTGGGGGTGGTGCAGGTAAAGGTGGAGGGTTTGGAGCAGGAGGTGGTGTTGGTGGAGGTGCAGGAGGTGGTGTAGGTGGAGGAGGAGGGTTTGGAggaggtggaggtggtggtgtTGGAGGCGGTTCAGGTCATGGTGGTGGATTTGGAGCTGGAGGTGGTGTAGGTGGTGGTGGAGGACTTGGTGGTGGTGCtggtggaggaggaggatgGGGTAGTGGTGGAGGCGGTGGCCTTGGAGGTGGTTCAGGTCATGGAGGTGGGTTTGGAGCTGGTGGAG GAGGTGCAGTAGGGGGTGGCATTGGAGGAGGAGCAGGTGGAGGTGGCGGCGGAGGaggaggtggaggtggaggcGGTGGCGGCATTGGAGGTGGTTCTGGCCACGGTGGTGGATTCGGTGCAGGAGGAGGTGTTGGAGGTGGGGCAAGTGGAGGAGTTGGAGGTGGTGGAGGAtttggaggtggtggtggtggaggaagAGGGGGAGGATCAGGCCATGGTGGTGGTTTAGGAGCTGGTGGAGGTGTAGGAGGTGGAGCTGGAGGCGGTGCAGGTGGTGGTTTAGGAGGTGGCCATGGAGGTGGAATTGGTGTTGGGGTTGGAGTAGGCATTGGCGTAGGGGCTGGTGCTGGTGCTGGCAAGGGCATTGGTGTTGGTAGTGGTTCCGGCAGCGGTGGAGGAGGTGGTGGACAGTAG
- the LOC113771589 gene encoding glycine-rich cell wall structural protein 1-like yields the protein MGSSSRKCVFVFLLLLSIVLELSVTTLGDGKLNKELKEDGCGIGRRGCSGRGRKGRGLFGVGGVGGGSGFGAGGGVGGGAGGGVGGGGGFGGGEGGGIGGGSGHGGGFGAGGGVGGGIGGGAGGGGGQGGGVGGGSGHGGGFGAGGGVGGGIGGGGGGGGGAGGGVGGGGGFGGGGGSGGGF from the exons ATGGGTTCATCTTCGAGAAAATGTGTCTTTGTGTTTCTTCTTCTCTTGAGCATTGTGTTAGAGTTGAGTGTAACAACTCTTGGTGATGGCAAGCTTAACAAAGAATTGAAGGAAGATGGTTGTGGAATTGGTAGGAGGGGTTGTAGTGGTAGGGGAAGGAAAGGACGAGGGTTATTTGGAGTCGGAGGAGTTGGTGGTGGCAGTGGGTTTGGAGCTGGAGGTGGTGTTGGCGGAGGTGCAGGTGGCGGAGTTGGTGGAGGAGGAGGGTTTGGCGGTGGTGAAGGTGGTGGCATTGGGGGTGGGTCAGGTCATGGTGGTGGATTTGGAGCAGGAGGAGGTGTCGGAGGAGGCATTGGTGGAGGTGCTGGAGGAGGCGGCGGCCAAGGAGGTGGTGTCGGTGGCGGTTCTGGCCATGGGGGAGGTTTTGGAGCAGGTGGCGGAGTAGGAGGTGGCATtggaggtggtggtggaggcg GAGGTGGAGCAGGCGGAGGCGTTGGAGGCGGTGGAGGATTCGGAGGAGGTGGTGGTAGTGGTGGTGGATTTTAA